The Apium graveolens cultivar Ventura chromosome 6, ASM990537v1, whole genome shotgun sequence genome contains a region encoding:
- the LOC141668455 gene encoding putative E3 ubiquitin ligase SUD1, producing the protein MVKATDDGLKKGRSFPLQIGLKLWSLKPTFNRFFVLGLYAFVIESYVIWTVVAVVLLKHIWKWCGIVLKSSVLLSIWIFVIPVLIGLLFELLVIVPMLVPVDESPAFLLYQDWALGLIFLKICTRLEELKSVGRIETASRSCKVVADYMIASSDPLITT; encoded by the exons ATGGTAAAAGCGACTGACGATGGTTTGAAAAAGGGAAGGAGTTTTCCGTTACAAATCG GTCTGAAGCTTTGGAGCTTGAAACCAACCTTCAATCG ATTTTTTGTATTAGGTCTCTATGCTTTTGTCATTGAGAGCTATGTCATTTGGACTGTTGTAGCTGTAGTTCTTTTGAAGCATATATGGAAGTGGTGTGGCATTGTTCTGAAGAGCTCTGTATTATTGTCGATATGG ATTTTTGTCATCCCAGTTTTGATTGGATTGCTCTTTGAACTTTTGGTAATTGTGCCAATGCTGGTACCAGTAGATGAAAGTCCTGCATTCCTTTTGTATCAGGATTGGGCTCTAGGACTAATTTTTCTCAAGATCTGTACCAGACTG GAAGAACTGAAATCTGTTGGACGTATTGAAACTGCTTCGCGGTCCTGCAAAGT GGTTGCTGATTATATGATCGCAAGTTCTGATCCTTTAATCACTACGTAA